Proteins encoded by one window of Flavobacteriales bacterium TMED191:
- the atpH gene encoding ATP synthase F1 subunit delta — MQNNKVSYRYALALFSLAKEKNLQNSVLIDCEFILSEFNKADELFTIIKNPTINKAIKKNLFTKVFSQNIQPITMDFISLLLKKGRESILPIILENYNSLHNKEKNIIVAELISSKNIENSLVETIKDKLSVLGSVTLKKTLNPQLIGGVVIKIGDLLYDASVKKQIMNVKRTLKL; from the coding sequence ATGCAAAACAACAAAGTTTCATATAGATATGCTCTTGCCTTATTTAGTTTGGCCAAAGAAAAAAATCTTCAAAATTCTGTTTTGATAGACTGTGAGTTTATTTTGTCAGAGTTTAATAAAGCGGACGAATTATTTACTATAATAAAAAACCCTACGATTAATAAAGCGATTAAGAAAAATTTATTCACGAAAGTTTTTTCACAAAATATCCAGCCAATTACAATGGATTTTATTTCGTTATTGTTGAAAAAGGGAAGAGAGTCTATTTTACCAATAATTTTAGAAAATTATAATTCACTTCATAATAAAGAAAAAAACATCATTGTTGCTGAACTCATTTCTTCAAAAAATATAGAAAATTCTTTAGTTGAAACTATAAAAGACAAACTTAGTGTTTTGGGAAGTGTAACCCTAAAAAAAACATTAAATCCACAATTAATAGGAGGTGTTGTAATAAAGATTGGCGACTTACTATATGACGCAAGCGTTAAAAAACAGATAATGAATGTTAAAAGAACATTGAAACTATAA
- the atpF gene encoding ATP synthase F0 subunit B codes for MELVTPGVGLLFWMLFAFSIVLVLLKKFAWKPILSALKEREDRIEDSLIKAEETRQKTESANSDIEKMINQANEERNSLLRQAKEEIAEYKKDQKTQIKSQIDLQLDSAKEEIAQQKRMAMEDLKAVVAELSIEIAEKILKQELDNEQKYNELIKENVKKLDI; via the coding sequence ATGGAACTTGTTACACCAGGTGTTGGCCTGTTGTTTTGGATGCTATTTGCATTTTCTATTGTCTTAGTGCTTTTGAAAAAGTTTGCATGGAAGCCAATTTTAAGTGCTTTAAAAGAGAGAGAAGATCGAATCGAAGACTCTTTAATTAAGGCCGAAGAAACCAGACAAAAAACAGAATCAGCCAACTCAGATATTGAAAAAATGATCAATCAAGCAAATGAAGAAAGAAATTCTCTTTTACGTCAAGCAAAAGAGGAGATTGCAGAATATAAAAAAGATCAAAAAACTCAAATAAAGAGTCAGATAGACCTTCAGTTAGATTCTGCAAAAGAAGAAATAGCTCAACAAAAAAGGATGGCTATGGAAGATCTAAAAGCTGTCGTAGCGGAATTATCAATAGAAATTGCAGAAAAAATACTCAAGCAAGAGCTAGATAATGAGCAAAAATATAATGAACTGATTAAGGAAAATGTAAAAAAATTGGACATATAA
- the atpE gene encoding ATP synthase F0 subunit C encodes MVLSILLEAASDYGATLGIGYGVAALGAGVAALGAGLGIGKIGEGALQAMARQPESINDLRASMILMAALVEGAAFFAMVVGLLVMFMK; translated from the coding sequence ATGGTATTATCAATTTTATTAGAAGCAGCTTCAGATTACGGAGCAACGCTTGGTATAGGTTATGGTGTAGCTGCTCTTGGAGCAGGTGTAGCTGCTCTTGGAGCAGGACTAGGGATAGGAAAAATCGGCGAGGGCGCTTTGCAAGCAATGGCTAGACAACCTGAATCTATTAACGACTTAAGAGCAAGTATGATTTTGATGGCAGCTTTGGTTGAGGGTGCAGCTTTCTTTGCAATGGTCGTTGGCCTCTTAGTTATGTTTATGAAGTAA
- the atpB gene encoding ATP synthase F0 subunit A, whose amino-acid sequence MNRISVFFWIVFSTVYLSLAANTVGGPDTNMDSADKKFEPGKMIMHHITDSHEWHVLDWKGKHISIPLPIIIFHEEKGLDIFMSSKFHHGKSSFKGYKMDHGKIFSVDSFGEKDYEDSKKIWDFSITKNVFSLFFSITLILLVFIKAGNLYKSKPNSNPKGFWNFLELMIIFVRDDIAKPAIGEKHYQRFLPFLLTVFFFIWLNNLLGLVPLFPGGANLTGNIAVPMILAAMVFIITTISGKKTYWKHIFAMPGVPKPVLLILTPVEIIGMLLKPFVLMIRLFANITAGHIIILSFFSLIFIFGEINPVAGYGASIMSVAFVIFMSFLEILVAFLQAYVFTLLAAIYFGSAVEEEH is encoded by the coding sequence ATGAATAGAATAAGTGTGTTTTTTTGGATAGTTTTTTCAACAGTTTACTTGTCGTTAGCTGCCAATACGGTTGGAGGTCCTGATACTAATATGGATTCCGCTGACAAAAAGTTTGAGCCCGGCAAAATGATTATGCATCATATAACTGATTCTCACGAATGGCACGTCTTAGATTGGAAAGGCAAGCACATATCCATACCGTTGCCTATTATTATATTTCACGAAGAGAAGGGTCTAGATATTTTCATGTCTTCCAAGTTTCATCACGGAAAATCCTCTTTCAAAGGATATAAAATGGATCATGGTAAAATCTTCTCAGTTGATTCTTTTGGTGAAAAAGATTATGAGGATTCTAAAAAGATTTGGGACTTTTCTATCACAAAAAATGTGTTTTCTCTTTTTTTCAGTATCACTCTCATCTTGCTTGTTTTTATTAAGGCCGGTAATCTATACAAATCAAAACCAAATTCTAACCCAAAGGGGTTTTGGAATTTTTTGGAACTCATGATTATTTTTGTTAGAGATGATATTGCTAAACCTGCTATTGGAGAAAAGCATTATCAAAGATTTTTACCTTTTTTACTAACGGTCTTCTTTTTTATTTGGCTAAACAATTTACTAGGTCTTGTTCCGTTGTTTCCAGGGGGAGCAAATTTGACAGGAAACATAGCTGTACCCATGATATTGGCAGCCATGGTATTTATTATTACAACAATAAGTGGAAAAAAAACCTATTGGAAGCATATATTTGCTATGCCAGGAGTTCCAAAGCCAGTTTTGTTAATTCTTACACCCGTAGAAATAATAGGCATGCTTTTAAAACCCTTCGTGCTTATGATTAGGTTGTTTGCAAATATTACTGCTGGGCATATAATTATTTTATCTTTCTTTAGCTTAATATTTATTTTTGGAGAAATTAATCCAGTTGCTGGATATGGTGCGTCGATTATGTCAGTGGCGTTCGTTATTTTTATGAGCTTTTTAGAGATTTTAGTAGCATTTTTACAAGCTTATGTATTTACATTATTAGCCGCCATTTATTTTGGGTCGGCTGTAGAAGAAGAACATTAA
- a CDS encoding AtpZ/AtpI family protein has protein sequence MKKNNKPTFIYYAIGAQIAITIIASVFIGHQLDKVFKTSHAPFTIMTSIVAILFSLIDLVQRFKKKK, from the coding sequence ATGAAAAAAAATAATAAGCCTACGTTCATTTATTATGCAATAGGCGCTCAAATTGCGATTACTATTATTGCATCAGTTTTCATTGGCCACCAACTAGATAAGGTTTTTAAAACATCTCACGCTCCCTTTACTATCATGACTTCGATTGTGGCCATATTATTCTCTTTGATTGACCTGGTGCAAAGGTTTAAAAAAAAAAAATAA